One genomic region from Phragmites australis chromosome 1, lpPhrAust1.1, whole genome shotgun sequence encodes:
- the LOC133888603 gene encoding 16.9 kDa class I heat shock protein 1-like, with translation MACSKPQRSSAKGAQPAACDADIDPELEWLDRGACYIVRLNLPGFKKEDFKVHVSPGGRLMVRGQRPAGYVRLHKAFQLPQTANLDGVSGRFEGSVLSLTVPKVPVSGTQMVMARLAEAQAAAECSAALEEATGVKGQMVAVAIAGFALGVFVAHRLLTVTNS, from the exons ATGGCGTGCAGCAAGCCGCAGCGATCATCAGCGAAGGGCGCGCAGCCGGCAGCTTGCGACGCTGACATCGACCCCGAGCTCGAGTGGCTCGACCGCGGCGCCTGCTACATAGTTCGCCTCAACCTCCCAG GGTTCAAGAAGGAAGACTTCAAGGTGCACGTGAGCCCCGGCGGCCGGCTGATGGTCCGCGGCCAGCGTCCCGCCGGGTACGTGCGGCTCCACAAGGCGTTCCAGCTGCCCCAGACGGCCAACCTCGACGGGGTATCCGGCCGGTTCGAAGGCAGCGTGCTGTCCCTGACCGTGCCCAAGGTGCCGGTTAGCGGGACGCAGATGGTAATGGCGAGGTTGGCCGAGGCGCAGGCCGCGGCGGAGTGCTCGGCGGCGCTGGAGGAGGCGACCGGCGTGAAGGGGCAGATGGTCGCCGTGGCCATCGCCGGCTTCGCGCTCGGCGTCTTCGTCGCGCACAGGCTCTTGACGGTCACGAATAGCTAA